The Coccidioides posadasii str. Silveira chromosome 5, complete sequence genome has a segment encoding these proteins:
- a CDS encoding uncharacterized protein (EggNog:ENOG410PIMX~COG:L) yields MAAEFRDTGHWYYCENGHPFTIGECETPIEEAVCPQCGSPVRGRQHEMATGVTRAIELDDQLGRLTV; encoded by the coding sequence ATGGCGGCCGAGTTTCGGGACACCGGCCATTGGTATTACTGCGAAAATGGTCATCCGTTCACGATTGGAGAGTGCGAAACGCCAATAGAGGAGGCCGTGTGTCCACAATGCGGATCACCCGTAAGGGGTCGTCAGCATGAAATGGCCACTGGGGTTACACGCGCCATCGAACTGGATGACCAGTTAGGACGGCTTACCGTTTGA
- a CDS encoding uncharacterized protein (EggNog:ENOG410PRMX~COG:S), with amino-acid sequence MPDTPSQVSSADVGESEQITLQVGDRQFYTTIESLVERSRYFATLFSGKWPVSKEEDGSIFVDADGSVFEYVLQYLRRGVFPLAFCQRKGHNYSLYMRLLEEARYFQCPLLISWLEDKCYYKCVRWRVLTRIQDTVEPNIQGQTSVGDWQIVPQLKRKEKVYICPRWIDVHRGNPQKCGRQYRNAKGEGGPEYDTENVTSEWLVARARFHPGWMTDSGAPFLAHWQTRRSRKSL; translated from the exons ATGCCCGACACACCAAGCCAGGTTTCTTCGGCGGATGTCGGCGAGTCGGAGCAGATCACCCTTCAAGTGGGTGATCGCCAATTCTACACTACAATCGAATCGCTCGTAGAGCGAAGCAGGTACTTCGCAACCTTGTTTTCTGGGAAGTGGCCGGTGAGCAAAGAGGAGGACGGCTCCATCTTCGTTGATGCGGATGGCAGTGTATTTGAATACGTTCTTCAGTACCTTCGTCGAGGCGTTTTCCCGCTTGCATTCTGTCAGCGGAAAGGTCATAACTACAGTTTATACATGAGGTTGCTTGAGGAGGCCAGGTACTTCCAATGCCCTCTGCTGATTTCATGGCTAGAGGACAAATGTTACTACAAGTGCGTCCGTTGGCGTGTTTTAACACGGATACAAGACACGGTAGAGCCCAACATACAGGGACAAACCAGCGTGGGGGATTGGCAGATTGTTCCACAGTTaaagaggaaagaaaaggttTATATCTGTCCGCGGTGGATTGATGTACATCGTGGCAACCCGCAAAAGTGTGGCCGCCAGTACCGGAACGCTAAGGGAGAGGGCGGTCCCGAGTATGATACCGAGAATGTGACATCGGAATGGTTAGTGGCGAGAGCCAGGTTCCATCCTGGGTGGATGACGGACTCTGG GGCACCTTTTCTTGCACACTGGCAAACTAGACGCTCCAGAAAATCGCTATAG
- a CDS encoding uncharacterized protein (EggNog:ENOG410PIMX~COG:L), whose product MMGQKPLWQTGWHLKPSAPLSETEYKCCPVCRGLFADIRRYARILKRQWIDEATKKFIAWAHESFLPLVDEMVNVQLKLRNSEKNEQVPAGTDTITLQLKDPGREQISKIAKIVLPDERHHKVLRLCRRIWQFLAKVDESEQPFQRIHALVE is encoded by the coding sequence ATGATGGGACAAAAACCATTGTGGCAGACAGGGTGGCACTTGAAGCCTTCCGCACCATTATCTGAAACTGAGTATAAATGCTGTCCCGTTTGCCGTGGCCTCTTTGCCGATATTCGCAGATACGCCCGGATTCTCAAACGACAATGGATTGATGAAGCGACGAAAAAGTTCATCGCGTGGGCGCATGAAAGTTTCCTTCCATTGGTAGATGAAATGGTTAATGTTCAACTAAAACTCCGGAATAGCGAAAAGAACGAGCAAGTTCCTGCAGGGACCGACACAATAACACTCCAGCTAAAAGATCCAGGTCGTGAACAGATAAGCAAAATCGCCAAAATTGTGTTGCCAGACGAAAGACACCACAAGGTTCTGAGGCTTTGTCGAAGAATATGGCAATTTCTCGCGAAGGTTGATGAATCCGAGCAACCATTCCAGCGCATACACGCGCTCGTGGAATAG